From Camelina sativa cultivar DH55 chromosome 20, Cs, whole genome shotgun sequence, the proteins below share one genomic window:
- the LOC104769836 gene encoding uncharacterized protein LOC104769836 — protein MAGLLAWAADVVGKNGKEGDDEKDRIPLVFTEEQQRYVDELGRKATTLSRSIHDLRLRLPPPDISQRLPHLLAHSLASNAALTLQLDSHSATREQAQMREQTLLEENSAYENAISTCETKLDEKRTEADSLLRKLKELEDVEENLKTEQEDAQASLEASQSKSSGESVVQRDGNGRDEVDTEAMKSFMLEKLESKKNDLSSMEEKVQDLERSWAVIQERALKQPSPAQREKTLDKQLHSLIEQLAAKQAQAEGIVGEIHSNEMELERLNSLWRRYESFNVEGNAARNRFKRTNSDRGFGSDQEVDGHSYLPYTSATRNETQTRLMYLRSAFVVYILALHVLVFIKISF, from the exons atgGCCGGACTACTAGCTTGGGCCGCCGATGTCGTCGGGAAAAATGGAAAAGAAGGAGACGATGAGAAAGATCGGATCCCACTTGTTTTCACGGAGGAGCAGCAGAGATACGTCGACGAGCTTGGCCGGAAAGCGACAACCCTCAGCCGTTCGATCCATGATCTACGGCTTAGATTGCCTCCACCGGATATCTCCCAGCGTCTGCCTCACCTTCTTGCTCACTCCCTCGCCTCCAATGCCGCTCTCACTCTTCAGCTTGATTCGCATTCCGCTACTCGTGAACAG GCACAAATGAGAGAGCAGACGCTGCTGGAAGAAAACAGTGCATATGAGAATGCAATATCAACCTGTGAGACCAAATTAGACGAGAAAAGGACTGAAGCAGATTCACTTCTTAGAAAGTTGAAA GAGCTAGAAGATGTGGAGGAAAACTTGAAAACTGAGCAGGAAGATGCACAAGCTTCTCTAGAAGCAAGTCAGTCCAAAAGCTCTGGTGAATCTGTTGTTCAGCGTGATGGGAATGGAAGAGATGAAGTAGATACAGAGGCTATGAAATCTTTTATGCTAGAGAAGTTGGAGAGCAAAAAGAATGATTtg agtTCAATGGAAGAAAAAGTTCAGGATTTAGAGAGGAGTTGGGCTGTTATACAGGAAAGAGCACTGAAGCAGCCTTCTCCAG CTCAGAGAGAGAAGACACTGGATAAACAACTTCATAGTCTAATCGAGCAATTAGCTGCAAAGCAG GCACAAGCAGAGGGGATTGTTGGTGAGATTCATTCGAATGAGATGGAGTTAGAGAGACTAAACAGTCTGTGGAGAAGGTATGAGAGCTTTAACGTTGAGGGGAACGCTGCAAGGAACAGATTTAAGAGAACAAATTCAGATAGAGGATTTGGTTCAGACCAGGAAGTTGATGGTCATTCCTACCTTCCATATACATCTGCTACAAGAAATGAGACCCAAACGAGGCTTATGTATCTCAGGTCAGCTTTTGTCGTCTACATTTTGGCTTTGCACGTCCTggttttcatcaaaatttccTTTTGA
- the LOC104769833 gene encoding uncharacterized protein LOC104769833, producing the protein MTGSYSYSPPVDPPFTENTRQNYERYMAERQRDYDSSTPSYTLPDLPRNLQNPRKEHTTRNDSEPPPENPEEDVAILADVNDLLCAPGRTNIPVLSPDREGNTIWFRHDSTGKITKQILKMLKSDLPKAYPTYRSLPLRIKNRWFRAFAQEFNWDPAITEYVRTNYDDQAKASFKANVRDWKIKWIEKGADNLPDWMKAKKNLFDGYINMWTDEKTKELAAQNSINRGSKRGGLGVAKHNNGAKTYELKWDEMTIELGTEPNMLYFMEQTHLDKKTRTISDMKTKQFLDKASSQVELSDPSAQPDPLTTEEINSIMRKVVPKVRGKFYGFGNLFDDGCPSSSSTPRQIPKLQEEIQTLKAREQEKDAQIKFLMECNKLLLSRFPDLRPPEYLETPSTVEEEDETQP; encoded by the exons ATGACCGGCAGTTACTCGTACTCTCCGCCGGTAGATCCACCGTTTACA GAGAATACTCGTCAGAACTACGAACGGTACATGGCAGAACGGCAGCGGGATTATGATAGTAGTACCCCGAGCTACACCTTACCAGACCTACCAAGGAACCTGCAAAATCCACGCAAGGAACACACCACCCGGAACGATAGTGAACCACCACCTGAGAATCCGGAAGAAGATGTAGCTATTCTTGCCGATGTAAATGATTTGCTATGTGCTCCAGGACGCACAAACATCCCAGTCCTATCTCCAGACCGTGAAGGAAACACTATATG GTTTAGACATGACTCCACTGGTAAGATTACAAAGCAGATCCTTAAGATGCTGAAATCAGATCTCCCTAAGGCTTATCCAACTTATCGGTCTCTCCCACTAAGAATTAAGAACCGATGGTTCAGAGCTTTTGCG CAAGAGTTCAACTGGGATCCAGCCATTACAGAGTATGTTCGCACAAACTACGATGACCAAGCAAAGGCATCTTTTAAAGCTAATGTCCGTGACTGGAAGATAAAATGGATAGAGAAAGGAGCTGACAACTTACCTGATTGGATGAAGGCGAAGAAGAATCTATTTGATGGTTACATCAACATGTGGAcagatgaaaaaacaaaagagttggCAGCCCAAAACTCTATCAATCGGGGAAGTAAACGAGGTGGATTAGGGGTTGCTAAACACAACAACGGTGCAAAAACTTATGAACTCAAATGGGATGAGATG ACAATTGAATTAGGAACAGAGCCTAATATGCTTTATTTCATGGAACAAACACACTTAGACAAGAAGACCCGAACCATTAGTGATATGAAGACTAAACAGTTTCTGGATAAGGCTTCTAGTCAAGTGGAGCTCAGTGATCCTTCGGCTCAGCCAGACCCTCTTACAACAGAAGAGATTAACTCTATTATGCGTAAA GTTGTTCCAAAGGTTAGAGGTAAATTTTATGGCTTTGGTAACCTTTTCGATGATGGAtgcccatcttcttcttcaactccacGACAGATTCCTAAACTACAAGAAGAGATTCAAACATTGAAGGCTCGTGAACAAGAAAAGGATGCTCAGATCAAGTTTCTTATGGAATGCAACAAGCTCCTCCTAAGCCGGTTTCCTGATCTACGTCCACCTGAGTACCTGGAGACACCATCAACCGTGGAAGAGGAAGACGAGACACAACCTTGA
- the LOC104769830 gene encoding zinc finger protein CONSTANS-like: MSKHESNDISSGGDNRARACDTCRSNVCTVYCHADSAYLCMSCDAQVHSANRVASRHKRVPVCESCERAPAAFLCEADDASLCTACDSEVHSANPLARRHHRVPILPISGNSYSSMASHHQSETIMTDQEKVPVVDQERSVQGGEESKKVASWLFTNSDKNKANHNGNNQNNGLLFSDAYLDLADYNSSIDCQFTGQYNQQQQDCGVPQTSYGGDRAVPLQLEESRGHLHHKEENFQFDITYGSSGSHYSNKGSQNHNAYISAMETGVVPESTPRVITASHPRKPKATIDHIPDPPSQMITQLSPMDREARVLRYREKRKTRKFEKTIRYASRKAYAERRPRVNGRFAKRREIEDEDHRFNTMLMYDTGYGVVPSF, from the exons ATGTCAAAACATGAGAGTAACGATATTAGTAGTGGGGGGGACAACAGGGCACGAGCCTGTGACACATGCCGGTCAAACGTCTGCACCGTGTACTGCCATGCAGATTCTGCCTACTTGTGCATGAGCTGTGATGCTCAAGTTCACTCTGCCAATCGCGTTGCTTCCCGCCATAAACGTGTTCCGGTCTGCGAGTCATGTGAGCGTGCTCCGGCTGCTTTTTTGTGTGAGGCAGACGATGCATCTCTATGCACAGCCTGTGATTCAGAGGTTCATTCTGCAAACCCACTTGCTAGACGCCATCACCGAGTTCCAATTCTGCCAATCTCTGGTAACTCTTACAGCTCTATGGCCAGTCACCACCAAAGCGAGACAATAATGACTGATCAAGAGAAGGTACCGGTGGTGGATCAAGAGAGAAGTGTCCAAGGTGGTGAAGAGTCCAAGAAGGTGGCGTCGTGGTTGTTCACTAACTCAGATAAAAATAAGGCCAATCATAATGGCAATAACCAGAACAATGGGTTATTGTTTAGTGATGCGTATCTAGACCTTGCGGATTACAACTCAAGTATAGACTGCCAATTCACAGGTCAatacaatcaacaacaacaagactgCGGCGTACCACAAACGAGCTACGGGGGAGATAGAGCGGTTCCACTTCAACTTGAAGAATCAAGAGGCCACCTGCATCACAAGGAAGAGAATTTTCAGTTTGATATCACATATGGCTCCTCAGGAAGTCACTACAGCAACAAAGGTTCCCAAAACCATAAC GCATACATTTCAGCCATGGAAACTGGTGTTGTGCCGGAGTCAACACCACGTGTCATAACAGCTTCAcatccaagaaagcccaaagcGACAATAGACCATATACCTGACCCTCCAAGTCAGATGATAACCCAACTCAGTCCAATGGATAGAGAAGCCAGGGTCTTGAGATacagagagaagaggaagacaagGAAATTTGAGAAGACGATAAGGTATGCTTCAAGAAAGGCATATGCAGAGAGAAGACCTCGGGTCAACGGCCGGTTCGCAAAGAGGAGGGAGATCGAAGACGAGGACCACAGATTCAACACAATGCTAATGTACGACACAGGATATGGTGTTGTTCCTTCATTCTGA
- the LOC104769835 gene encoding probable endo-1,3(4)-beta-glucanase ARB_01444, whose protein sequence is MLKKVRRKVKVLITKPFKKPKNRPLRPPSPPPSQSEPSSPPPQEMSCSRQRNTPFLFPRSTSSVLPDPSSFFSRDLLSSPLPTNSFFQNFTLKNGDQAEYFHPYIIKPSLSSLSISYPSLSHNSAFFYEAFNADITITGSDGPDPHSRKTHLISSFSDLGVTLDFPSSNLRFFLVRGSPFITFSVNSSITISTIHAVLSLTGNTSSTKYTAKLNNNQTWLIYASSPINLTKDGVSSINCGGGFSGIIRIAVLPNPNPSFETILDRFSCCYPVSGDADFTKPFALEYKWDKRGYGDLLMLAHPLHLKLLSNNDCSITVIENFKYSSIDGDLVGVVGDSWVLKPDPVSVTWHSIKGVQEDSHQEIISALIKDVNALDSSAPVTNSSYFYAKLIARAARLALIAEEVCYLDVIPAIRTYLKNMIEPWLNGSFEPNGFLYDSSWGGVITKQRSRDSGADFGFGIYNDHHYHLGYFVYAIAVLVKIDPLWGKRYKPQAYSLIADYMTLGKRGAGSGSSSNSNYPRLRCFDLFKLHSWAGGLTEFADGRNQESTSEAVNAYYSAALLGLAYGDTHLVAAASTVLTLEIHAAKMWWQVKEGDTIYPQDFTAENRVVGVLWSTKRDSGLWFAPKEWKECRLGIQLLPLLPVSEVLFSDVTFVKQLVNWTMPALGREGVGEGWKGFVYALESIYDKDGAMEKVKGLNGFDDGNSLSNLLWWIHSRKSDHDDDYYEEDDEGGYGGHGGGGKYCSFGHYCN, encoded by the exons ATGTTGAAAAAGGTGAGGCGAAAAGTCAAAGTCTTGATCACCAAACCCTTTAAAAAGCCCAAGAACAGACCTTTAAGAcctccatcaccaccaccatcacaaTCAGAGCCATCATCTCCACCGCCTCAAGAAATGTCTTGCTCAAGGCAAAGAAACACTCCGTTTCTCTTCCCGAGATCCACTTCCTCTGTTTTACCCGACCCATCTAGTTTCTTCAGCCGCGAtcttctctcatctcctctccCAACAAACTCATTCTTCCAAAACTTcactctcaaaaacggcgaccAAGCTGAGTACTTTCACCCTTACATCATCAAACCATCGCTCTcatctctctcaatctcataCCCATCTCTCTCCCACAACTCTGCTTTCTTCTACGAAGCTTTCAACGCCGACATCACCATCACCGGGTCAGATGGACCCGACCCGCATTCTCGTAAAACCCATCTCATCTCCTCCTTCAGCGATCTCGGCGTCACTCTCGATTTCCCTTCTTCTAATCTCAGATTCTTCCTCGTTAGAGGAAGCCCTTTTATCACCTTCTCCGTCAACTCCTCCATCACAATCTCAACGATCCACGCGGTTTTATCTCTAACCGGTAACACCTCATCAACAAAGTACACCGCAAAGctcaacaacaaccaaacatgGCTAATCTACGCATCTTCACCGATCAATCTGACAAAAGACGGCGTCTCTTCAATCAATTGCGGTGGTGGGTTTTCCGGTATTATCCGTATCGCCGTGTTACCAAACCCAAATCCAAGCTTCGAAACCATCCTAGACCGGTTTAGTTGCTGTTACCCTGTTTCCGGAGACGCTGATTTCACAAAGCCCTTTGCTTTAGAGTACAAATGGGATAAACGAGGCTATGGAGATCTCCTAATGCTTGCTCACCCTCTTCATCTCAAGCTTTTATCAAACAACGATTGTTCAATCACAGTTATAGAGAATTTCAAATACAGCAGCATCGACGGTGATTTAGTAGGTGTCGTCGGAGACTCATGGGTTTTGAAACCCGACCCTGTTTCTGTAACGTGGCACTCAATCAAAGGAGTTCAAGAAGATTCTCACCAAGAGATCATCTCAGCTCTAATCAAAGACGTTAACGCTTTGGATTCATCAGCTCCGGTGACGAACTCGTCGTATTTTTACGCCAAGTTGATCGCGAGAGCAGCGAGGTTAGCTTTAATAGCTGAAGAAGTTTGTTATCTCGATGTGATTCCAGCGATTAGAACTTACCTGAAGAACATGATCGAGCCGTGGCTTAACGGTAGCTTTGAACCAAATGGGTTCTTGTATGATTCTAGTTGGGGAGGTGTGATAACTAAGCAAAGATCGAGAGACTCAGGAGCTGATTTTGGGTTTGGGATTTATAatgatcatcattatcatttaGGTTACTTTGTTTATGCGATCGCTGTGCTTGTAAAGATTGATCCTTTGTGGGGGAAGAGATACAAACCTCAAGCGTATAGTTTGATTGCGGATTACATGACGTTGGGGAAGAGAGGAGCTGGTTCGGGTTCGAGTTCGAATTCGAATTACCCGCGTTTGAGATGTTTTGATCTTTTCAAGCTTCATTCTTGGGCTGGTGGTTTAACGGAGTTCGCTGATGGGAGGAATCAAGAGAGCACGAGCGAGGCTGTGAACGCGTATTACTCTGCTGCTTTGTTGGGGCTAGCTTATGGCGATACACATCTGGTGGCGGCCGCTTCGACTGTTTTGACGTTAGAGATTCACGCCGCGAAGATGTGGTGGCAG GTGAAAGAGGGCGACACTATATACCCTCAAGATTTCACAGCGGAGAATCGTGTGGTTGGAGTGTTGTGGTCAACAAAGAGAGACAGTGGCTTATGGTTCGCACCCAAAGAATGGAAAGAGTGTCGCCTCGGTATACAGTTATTACCGTTACTTCCTGTGTCGGAAGTTCTGTTCTCGGACGTGACATTCGTGAAGCAGCTCGTGAACTGGACAATGCCCGCGTTGGGGAGAGAAGGCGTCGGAGAAGGGTGGAAAGGATTTGTCTATGCTTTGGAAAGTATTTACGACAAAGATGGAGCAATGGAGAAGGTTAAAGGATTAAACGGGTTTGATGATGGGAACTCTTTGAGTAATCTGTTGTGGTGGATTCACAGTAGAAAgagtgatcatgatgatgactactatgaagaagacgatgaaggtGGATACGGTGGTCATGGCGGTGGCGGGAAGTATTGTTCGTTTGGTCATTATTGTAATTAA
- the LOC104769838 gene encoding protein trichome birefringence-like 21 — MISSDTIVSKQTMELPLFAILQRTPRVAVTLAFALFLFTIVPALYSLLANPILPLSISSSETDRSHMHFSHLNISSTQIHSPVNGPIPAPHDHTPSRHRKSSFHQIPTPENGPIPSPTIHTPSRQRSPSSHQILSPKSSPITAPPHWMSSPAQSPSPVNAPIPAPLNQTSLRHRNSSSDDHSSPVNTSPSRMRNRDDEQRCDLFTGEWVPNEEAPYYTNTTCWAIHEHQNCMKYGRPDTGFLRWRWKPDGCDLPIIDPQEFLEMVRGKAMGFVGDSISRNQVQSLLCLLSRVEYPEDISPSPNTDFKVWNYTSYNFTLHAMWSPFLVKTTKPDPTDPKSKFFSLYLDEYDTAWTSQLDKLDYLVISSGHWFYRPVIFYENKKISGCQYCALPNTTELPLDYGYRKALRISLKAILENFNGLAFLRSFSPQHFEGGAWNEGGDCVRTRPYRRNETIPEGSDLQVHDIQLEEFRAAEEEGRKKKGLRLKLMDMTQAMLLRPDGHPGRYGHLQNAGVTLRNDCIHWCLPGPIDTWNDILLQMMKTEN; from the exons atgataagCTCGGACACCATTGTCTCGAAGCAGACAATGGAGCTTCCTTTGTTTGCAATCCTTCAAAGGACACCACGAGTTGCAGTTACATTAgcatttgctctgtttctcttcaCTATAGTCCCTGCTCTATATTCTCTCCTCGCAAATCCAATCTTACCTCTATCAATCTCATCATCTGAAACTGATCGTTCCCATATGCATTTCAGTCATCTTAATATTTCATCAACTCAAATTCATTCACCCGTGAATGGCCCCATTCCCGCTCCACACGACCATACGCCTTCACGTCATCGAAAATCTTCTTTCCATCAGATTCCTACACCCGAGAATGGTCCCATTCCCTCTCCAACAATTCATACACCTTCAAGACAACGGAGTCCTTCATCTCATCAGATTCTTTCACCTAAGAGTAGTCCGATTACTGCTCCACCACATTGGATGTCTTCCCCCGCTCAGAGTCCTTCACCTGTGAACGCTCCCATTCCCGCTCCACTTAATCAGACGTCTTTAAGACATCGGAATTCTTCATCTGATGATCATTCATCCCCAGTCAATACATCACCATCAAGGATGCGGAACAGAGATGATGAGCAAAGGTGTGATCTTTTTACCGGGGAATGGGTACCGAACGAAGAAGCTCCATACTACACCAACACCACTTGTTGGGCGATACATGAGCATCAGAACTGCATGAAGTACGGGAGACCAGACACCGGGTTCCTGAGATGGAGGTGGAAGCCGGATGGATGTGATCTCCCCATCATTGATCCTCAAGAGTTCTTGGAAATGGTTAGAGGGAAAGCCATGGGGTTTGTTGGGGATTCCATTAGCAGAAATCAAGTTCAATCTCTCTTGTGCCTTCTCTCTAGG GTGGAATATCCTGAAGATATTTCTCCTTCACCAAATACAGATTTTAAAGTATGGAACTACACATCATATAACTTCACTCTTCATGCCATGTGGTCACCATTTCTAGTAAAGACTACTAAACCTGACCCAACAGATCCCAAGTCCAAGTTCTTCAGCCTATACCTCGACGAGTATGACACTGCGTGGACAAGTCAGCTCGACAAGCTCGACTACCTGGTTATATCATCCGGCCATTGGTTTTACCGGCCGGTTATtttctatgaaaataaaaaaatctctgGGTGCCAATATTGTGCGTTACCAAACACTACTGAGTTGCCTTTGGACTATGGATACAGGAAGGCTTTAAGAATTTCTCTAAAAGCTATACTCGAAAATTTCAACGGTTTGGCATTTTTAAGGAGTTTTTCTCCTCAACATTTCGAAGGTGGGGCTTGGAACGAAGGAGGGGACTGTGTCAGGACACGACCTTACAGACGAAACGAGACTATACCCGAAGGTTCAGATCTCCAGGTTCATGACATTCAGCTGGAGGAATTTAGagctgcagaagaagaagggaggaagaagaagggtttGAGACTAAAGTTAATGGACATGACTCAGGCAATGCTATTGCGACCTGATGGGCATCCTGGGAGATATGGCCATCTACAGAATGCGGGGGTGACTTTAAGAAATGACTGTATTCATTGGTGCCTACCTGGACCTATCGATACTTGGAATGATATTTTGCTACAAATGATGAAGACAGAGAACTAG
- the LOC104769832 gene encoding zinc finger protein CONSTANS-LIKE 1-like, translating to MLKEESNWAQVCDSCRSAACTVYCHADSAYLCTSCDAQVHAVNRLASRHERVRVCQSCERAPAAFFCKADAASLCTACDSEIHSANPLARRHQRVPILPISGNSYGSMETNHSCETTVTDPENSMVLVGQEEEDRDEAEAASWLLPNLGKNSGINNNNSQNNGFSIGDEYLDLVDYSSSMDQSSQYQQHRNVPERSYREDGVVPLQVDESKSHHKHHEELNFELGITYAPPSSSNGFISHMVHVSSIDLGVVPESTTSDATVSHPRSPKAVTERIPEPPAQMLSPMERQARVMRYREKKKMRKFEKTIRYASRKAYAEKRPRIKGRFAKRKEVDAEADQAFSTTITFDTGYGIVPSL from the exons ATGTTGAAAGAAGAGAGTAACTGGGCACAAGTCTGTGATTCATGCCGATCAGCCGCATGTACCGTGTACTGCCACGCTGACTCTGCCTACTTATGCACAAGCTGTGATGCTCAAGTTCATGCTGTCAATCGTCTTGCTTCCCGCCATGAACGTGTCCGAGTCTGTCAATCATGTGAGCGAGCTCCAGCTGCCTTTTTCTGCAAGGCAGATGCTGCATCCCTATGCACAGCCTGTGACTCAGAGATTCACTCTGCAAACCCACTAGCTAGACGCCATCAGCGAGTTCCAATCCTGCCGATATCTGGAAACTCTTACGGTTCCATGGAGACTAACCATTCATGTGAGACAACAGTGACAGATCCAGAGAACAGCATGGTGTTAGTAggtcaagaagaagaggatagaGATGAAGCAGAGGCGGCTTCGTGGTTGTTGCCTAATTTAGGGAAAAACAGTGGTATCAACAACAATAATAGTCAGAACAATGGCTTCTCGATTGGTGACGAGTATCTGGACCTTGTCGATTACAGTTCAAGTATGGATCAATCCAGTCAGTATCAACAACACCGCAACGTACCTGAGAGGAGTTATAGAGAAGATGGAGTTGTTCCACTTCAAGTTGACGAATCAAAGAGCCATCACAAGCACCACGAGGAACTGAACTTTGAGTTGGGTATTACCTATGCTCCTCCAAGCTCCTCCAATGGTTTCATAAGTCATATG GTACATGTTTCATCTATAGACCTCGGAGTTGTGCCAGAGTCAACAACGAGTGACGCAACAGTATCACACCCAAGATCGCCCAAAGCGGTAACAGAACGAATACCTGAACCTCCAGCTCAGATGCTCAGTCCAATGGAGAGACAGGCTAGAGTTATGAgatacagagagaagaagaagatgaggaaattTGAGAAGACAATACGATATGCTTCAAGAAAAGCGTACGCAGAGAAAAGACCACGGATCAAGGGCCGGTTTGCAAAGAGGAAAGAAGTCGATGCAGAGGCAGACCAAGCTTTCTCCACTACGATAACGTTCGACACCGGATATGGAATTGTTCCTTCATTATAA
- the LOC104769834 gene encoding isoprenylcysteine alpha-carbonyl methylesterase ICME-like — MHSPLQNQQPENRFRPMMTTSTVSEIEEVIIPDEEDSDTKTSLLNGSNGEQIRRRVSVKSLVDGGNRRISRQQSFSREIGHAAAETYLITRLSFKLLRYLGVGYRWMTRLFALTCYAMLLMPGFLQVAYIYFFSSQVRRSIVYGDQPRNRLDLYLPSNNDGKKPVVVFVTGGAWIIGYKAWGSLLGMQLAERDIIVACLDYRNFPQGTISDMVTDTSQGISFVCNNISAFGGDPNRIYLMGQSAGAHIAACALLEQATKESKGESISWRVSQIKAYFGLSGGYNLYNLVDHFHNRGLYRSIFLSIMEGEESFEKFSPEVRLKDPVVGKAASLMPPIILFHGSSDNSIPCDASKTFTDALQAVGAKPELVLYSGKTHTDLFLQDPLRGGKDELFDDIVSVIHAEDNDALTKDSLAPPRKRLVPELLLKLAREVSPF, encoded by the exons ATGCATTCGCCTCTTCAGAATCAGCAGCCGGAGAATCGATTCCGGCCGATGATGACGACCTCGACTGTATCGGAGATCGAGGAAGTTATTATACCCGATGAAGAAGACTCCGATACAAAAACGTCTCTTCTTAACGGCTCCAACGGTGAACAGATACGTCGTCGAGTTTCCGTGAAGTCGCTGGTTGACGGAGGAAATCGTCGGATTTCCCGGCAACAGTCGTTCAGCCGCGAAATCGGTCACGCCGCAGCTGAGACGTATCTGATTACTAGACTTAGCTTCAAGCTTCTTCGTTACCTCGG GGTAGGCTATCGATGGATGACAAGATTATTTGCTCTCACATGTTATGCTATGTTGCTTATGCCTGGGTTTCTTCAAG TtgcatatatttattttttctcatcGCAAGTCCGGAGGAGTATAGTGTATGGAGATCAACCAAGGAACAG GCTGGATCTGTACTTACCGAGCAACAACGATGGGAAGAAGCCGGTTGTGGTTTTTGTTACCGGTGGAGCTTGGATTATTGG GTACAAAGCTTGGGGATCGCTCTTGGGAATGCAACTAGCAGAAAGGGATATCATTGTAGCATGCCTTGACTACAG GAACTTTCCTCAGGGAACAATTAGTGATATGGTGACTGATACTTCTCAAGGGATCTCATTTGTCTGCAATAACATCTCTGCCTTTGGAGGTGACCCCAACAG GATCTACCTGATGGGGCAATCAGCTGGTGCTCATATAGCCGCTTGTGCTCTATTGGAACAAGCTACTAAAGAATCAAAAGGAGAGAGTATCTCCTGGAGGGTTTCCCAGATAAAAGCTTATTTCGGATTATCTGGAGG ATACAATCTATACAATTTGGTTGATCACTTCCATAATCGTGGCCTGTATCGCTCGATTTTCCTAAG CATAATGGAAGGAGAAGAGTCCTTTGAAAAATTCTCTCCAGAAGTAAGATTGAAAGACCCAGTTGTTGGAAAAGCCGCGTCCCTAATGCCTCCTATAATACTTTTCCATGGATCCTCAGATAATTCCATACCATGTGATGCAAG CAAAACTTTTACAGACGCTCTCCAAGCTGTTGGAGCCAAACCCGAGCTTGTTTTATACAGCGGAAAGACGCATACCGACTTATTTCTTCAG GATCCCTTAAGAGGTGGTAAAGACGAACTGTTTGATGACATAGTCTCTGTGATACACGCGGAGGACAATGATGCGCTGACCAAAGACTCACTGGCTCCTCCCAGAAAGCGTCTTGTCCCAGAGTTGTTGCTGAAATTGGCTCGTGAGGTTAGCCCTTTCTGA